Proteins from a single region of Streptococcus oralis:
- the pepV gene encoding dipeptidase PepV, with product MTVIDFTAEVEKRKEDLLADLFSLLEINSERDDSKADAEHPFGPGPVKALEKFLEIADRDGYPTKNVDNYAGHFEFGEGEEVLGIFAHMDVVPAGSGWDTDPYTPTIKDGRLYARGASDDKGPTTACYYGLKIIKELGLPTSKKVRFIVGTDEESGWADMDYYFEHVGLEKPDFGFSPDAEFPIINGEKGNITEYLHFAGENTGATRLHSFTGGLRENMVPESATAVVSGDLADLQAKLDAFVAEHKLRGEIKEESGKYKVTIIGKSAHGAMPASGVNGATYLALFLSQFDFAGPAKDYLDIAGKILLNDHEGENLKVAHVDEKMGALSMNAGVFRFDEASADNTIALNFRYPKGISPEQIKSILENLPVASVSLSEHGHTPHYVPMEDPLVQTLLNVYEKQTGLKGHEQVIGGGTFGRLLERGVAYGAMFPDSIDTMHQANEFIALDDLFRAAAIYAEAIYELIK from the coding sequence ATGACAGTTATTGATTTTACAGCAGAAGTAGAAAAACGCAAAGAAGACCTCTTGGCTGACTTGTTTAGCCTTTTGGAAATCAACTCAGAACGTGATGACAGCAAAGCCGATGCTGAGCATCCATTTGGACCTGGGCCGGTAAAAGCCTTGGAAAAATTCCTTGAAATCGCAGACCGCGATGGCTATCCAACTAAAAATGTTGATAACTACGCAGGACATTTTGAGTTTGGTGAAGGAGAAGAAGTTCTCGGAATCTTTGCTCACATGGACGTGGTGCCAGCTGGTAGCGGTTGGGACACGGACCCTTATACACCAACTATCAAAGACGGTCGCCTTTATGCGCGTGGTGCTTCAGATGATAAGGGACCTACAACTGCTTGTTACTATGGTTTGAAAATCATCAAAGAATTGGGACTTCCAACTTCTAAGAAAGTTCGTTTCATCGTCGGAACAGACGAAGAATCAGGTTGGGCAGACATGGACTACTACTTTGAACATGTAGGACTTGAAAAACCAGACTTTGGCTTCTCACCAGATGCTGAATTCCCTATCATCAATGGTGAAAAAGGGAATATCACGGAATACCTCCACTTTGCAGGTGAAAATACAGGTGCTACTCGCCTTCACAGCTTCACAGGTGGATTGCGTGAAAACATGGTACCTGAATCAGCAACAGCAGTCGTTTCAGGAGACCTGGCTGACTTGCAAGCTAAACTAGATGCCTTTGTTGCAGAACACAAACTCAGAGGAGAAATCAAAGAAGAATCTGGCAAATACAAGGTGACCATCATTGGTAAATCAGCCCATGGTGCTATGCCTGCTTCAGGTGTCAATGGTGCGACCTACCTGGCCCTCTTCCTCAGTCAGTTTGACTTTGCAGGGCCAGCAAAAGACTACCTCGACATCGCTGGTAAGATTCTCTTAAATGACCATGAGGGTGAAAATCTCAAGGTTGCTCATGTGGATGAAAAAATGGGTGCCCTTTCTATGAATGCCGGTGTCTTCCGCTTTGACGAAGCAAGTGCTGACAATACCATTGCTCTCAACTTCCGTTATCCAAAAGGAATAAGTCCAGAGCAAATCAAGTCAATCCTTGAAAACTTGCCAGTTGCTTCTGTTAGCCTTTCTGAACACGGTCACACCCCTCACTATGTGCCAATGGAAGATCCACTTGTGCAAACTTTGTTGAATGTCTATGAAAAACAAACTGGGCTTAAAGGTCACGAACAAGTCATCGGAGGTGGAACCTTTGGTCGCTTGCTGGAACGTGGGGTTGCCTACGGTGCCATGTTCCCAGACTCTATTGACACCATGCACCAAGCCAACGAATTTATCGCCTTGGACGATCTCTTCCGAGCAGCAGCAATCTATGCAGAAGCTATTTATGAATTGATCAAATAA
- a CDS encoding nitroreductase family protein: MKFLELNKKRHATKHFIDKPVDPKDVRTAIEIATLAPSAHNSQPWKFVVVRERNAELAKLAYGSNFEQVASAPVTIALFTDTDLAKRARKIARVGGANNFSEEQLQYFMKNLPAEFARYSEQQVSDYLALNAGLVAMNLVLALTDQGIGSNIILGFDKSKANEVLEIEERFRPELLITVGYTDEKLEPSYRLPVDEIIEKR, translated from the coding sequence ATGAAATTTCTTGAGTTAAATAAAAAACGTCATGCGACTAAGCATTTTATTGATAAACCTGTTGATCCAAAGGATGTTCGTACAGCTATCGAAATCGCAACCTTGGCACCTAGCGCTCACAACAGTCAGCCTTGGAAGTTTGTTGTGGTTCGTGAGAGAAATGCTGAATTAGCAAAATTGGCTTACGGTTCAAACTTTGAGCAAGTAGCCTCTGCACCTGTAACTATTGCCTTGTTTACAGATACAGACTTAGCTAAACGTGCTCGCAAAATTGCCCGAGTTGGTGGTGCTAATAACTTTTCTGAAGAGCAACTTCAATATTTTATGAAAAATTTGCCTGCCGAGTTTGCGCGTTACAGTGAACAGCAAGTTAGTGACTACTTGGCTCTTAATGCGGGATTAGTAGCCATGAACTTGGTTCTCGCTCTTACAGACCAAGGAATCGGTTCTAATATTATTCTTGGTTTTGACAAATCAAAAGCCAATGAAGTTTTGGAAATCGAAGAACGTTTCCGTCCAGAACTCTTGATCACAGTTGGATACACAGATGAGAAATTGGAACCAAGCTACCGCTTGCCAGTAGATGAAATTATCGAGAAGAGATAG
- a CDS encoding metallophosphoesterase family protein has protein sequence MNHKIAILSDIHGNATALEAVIADAKTQGASEYWLMGDIFLPGPGANDLVVLLKELPITASVRGNWDDCVLEALDGQYGLEDPQEVQLLRMTQYLMERMDPETIDWLRSLPLLEKKEVDGLRFSLSHNLPEKNYGGDLSVGNDTEKFDQLLDEETDVAVYGHVHKQLLRYGSQGQQIINPGTIGMPYFDWEALKNHRAQYAVIEVEDGELVNILFRKVSYDYEAELELAKSKGLPFIEMYEELRREDNYRGHNIELLTSLIEQHNYLQEANAFLQSIKTHKG, from the coding sequence ATGAACCATAAAATCGCAATTTTATCAGATATTCATGGCAATGCGACGGCGCTAGAAGCAGTGATTGCAGATGCTAAAACTCAAGGAGCCAGTGAATATTGGCTCATGGGAGACATTTTCCTCCCTGGTCCAGGTGCAAATGACTTGGTCGTTCTGTTAAAGGAACTTCCTATCACAGCAAGTGTTCGAGGCAATTGGGATGATTGTGTCCTTGAGGCTTTAGATGGGCAATATGGCTTAGAAGACCCACAGGAAGTCCAGCTCTTGCGTATGACACAGTATTTGATGGAACGAATGGATCCTGAAACGATTGACTGGCTACGAAGCTTACCTTTGCTAGAAAAGAAAGAAGTTGATGGACTGCGCTTTTCTCTTTCTCATAATTTGCCTGAAAAAAACTATGGTGGGGATCTGTCTGTTGGGAATGATACAGAGAAATTTGACCAACTCCTAGATGAGGAAACGGACGTGGCAGTTTATGGTCATGTCCACAAGCAGTTGCTTCGATATGGCAGCCAAGGGCAACAAATCATCAATCCAGGTACGATTGGCATGCCCTATTTTGATTGGGAGGCGTTAAAAAATCACCGTGCCCAGTATGCCGTGATAGAAGTAGAAGATGGGGAATTGGTAAATATTCTATTCCGAAAAGTTTCTTATGATTATGAAGCGGAGTTAGAATTGGCCAAGTCCAAGGGGCTTCCTTTTATCGAAATGTATGAAGAGTTGAGACGCGAGGATAACTATCGGGGCCATAACATCGAGCTTCTAACTTCCTTGATTGAACAACACAATTATCTACAGGAGGCTAATGCTTTCCTTCAGTCTATAAAAACGCATAAGGGGTAA